In Canis lupus familiaris isolate Mischka breed German Shepherd chromosome 9, alternate assembly UU_Cfam_GSD_1.0, whole genome shotgun sequence, a single window of DNA contains:
- the KRT33B gene encoding keratin 33B: MPYNCCLPNLSCRSTCSSRPCVPPSCHTCTLPGACNIPANVGNCGWFCEGSFNGSEKETMQFLNDRLASYLEKVRQLERENAELESRIREWCQQQVPFVCPSYQSYFRTIEELQQKILCSKSENARLVVQIDNAKLAADDFRTKYQTELGLRQLVESDINGLRRILDELTLCKSDLEAQVESLKEELLSLKQNHEQEVNTLRCQIGDRLNVEVDAAPTVDLNRVLNETRSQYEALVETNRRDVEEWFTTQTEELNKQVVSSSEQLQSCQAEIIELRRTVNALEIELQAQHNLRDSLENTLTETEARYSSQLNQVQCMITNVESQLAEIRCDLERQNQEYQVLLDVKARLECEINTYRGLLESEDCKLPCNPCATTNACDKPIGPCVTNPCTPCGPRSRCGPCNTFGC, from the exons ATGCCTTACAACTGCTGCCTGCCCAACCTGAGCTGCCGCTCCACCTGCTCCTCCCGGCCCTGCGTGCCCCCCAGCTGCCATACCTGcaccctgcctggagcctgcaaCATCCCTGCCAACGTGGGCAACTGTGGCTGGTTCTGCGAGGGCTCCTTCAATGGCAGCGAGAAGGAGACCATGCAGTTCCTGAACGACCGCCTGGCCAGCTACCTGGAGAAGGTGCGCCAGCTGGAGCGGGAGAACGCGGAGCTGGAGAGCCGCATCCGGGAGTGGTGCCAGCAGCAGGTGCCTTTCGTGTGTCCCAGCTACCAGTCCTACTTCCGGACCATTGAGGAGCTCCAGCAGAAG ATCCTGTGCAGCAAGTCTGAGAACGCCAGGCTGGTGGTGCAGATCGATAATGCCAAACTGGCTGCAGATGACTTCAGGACCAA GTACCAGACAGAGTTGGGCTTGCGGCAGCTGGTAGAGTCGGACATTAACGGCCTGCGCAGGATCTTGGATGAGTTGACTCTGTGCAAGTCCGACCTGGAGGCCCAGGTTGAGTCCCTGAAGGAGGAGTTGCTGAGTCTCAAGCAGAACCATGAGCAG gaAGTCAATACCCTGCGCTGCCAGATTGGAGACCGCCTCAACGTGGAGGTGGATGCAGCCCCAACCGTGGACCTGAACCGTGTGCTCAATGAGACCAGGAGTCAGTATGAGGCCCTGGTGGAGACCAACCGCAGGGACGTGGAGGAATGGTTCACCACCCAG ACTGAGGAGCTGAACAAGCAGGTGGTGTCCAGCTCGGAGCAGCTGCAGTCCTGCCAGGCAGAGATCATCGAGCTGAGACGCACGGTCAACGCCTTGGAGATtgagctccaggctcagcacaaCCTG AGGGACTCCCTGGAGAACACACTGACAGAGACTGAGGCGCGCTACAGCTCTCAGCTGAACCAGGTGCAGTGCATGATCACCAACGTGGAGTCCCAGCTTGCTGAGATCAGGTGTGACCTGGAGAGGCAGAACCAGGAATACCAGGTGCTGTTGGACGTCAAGGCCCGGCTGGAGTGTGAGATCAACACGTACCGGGGTCTGCTGGAGAGCGAGGACTGCAA GTTGCCTTGCAACCCCTGTGCCACGACCAACGCATGTGACAAGCCCATCGGACCCTGTGTCACCAATCCCTGTACCCCCTGTGGCCCACGCTCCCGCTGTGGGCCCTGCAACACCTTTGGATGCTAG